The sequence gtaagtcctgctttgtacgaatgacagattccagccacgcagtagtttaccatgtctactgacatgatttttattggatcgagcgcaaattcagagaacatgtattttcaaaacccaacatctctatatacattcttcatggataacgacttcttttcgtgtatatgattttgtttgacaacagtaaatgaatccatactgaaacgacgcatcaagtacacaaaaagaagttgttatccataaagaatcttactttcttgtgactggctatacttctaaaatgcccatcaaagagatcatctttctgtacacacaatgaaccctcagcatatcagcaaatgaaacagccaatcggaagccgtcgttacactagAGTGCATgtccaccagctatgactgggttcggtctcccgagggcttcgtttccggggaagtaagcccaactacaaaatattgcacttttgaatcgcgattgtacgcttataattgtgtttatttgtttttttaaaagcggcaatgtatattatatatcatgaataagcgataaatgtgttttaattatgttcgattttttggttgaatatCTAAGCTACTCACAACAACCTAGACAACAGTTACTATTAATAACCTGGACAACATAACTCAGCTACTGATAACAACCTGGACAACATAACTCAGCTACTGATAACAAGCTGAACAACATAACTCAGCTACTGATAACAACCTGGACAACATAACTCAGCTACTGATAACAACCTGGACAACATAACTCAGCTACTGATAACAACCTGTAGGACGTAACTCAGCTATTGCTAACCACCTGTATAACATAACTCAGCTAGTGGTAACACCCTGAACAACATAACACAGCCTGAAGAATATAAGTCAGATGGTGTTAGCAACCTGGGGAACATAACTCAGCTAGTGTTAGGAACCTGGAGAACATAGCTCAGCTAGTGTCAACAAACTGGACAACATACACCCAGCTAGAGGTAACAACCTGGATAACATAACTCAGCTTGTGGTAGCAGCCTGGACAACATAACTCAGCAACTCCTTGACAACATGGGGCACACTTGTTCTAGCTGGTTCAGTGCACAATTTTCCATTGATGAATCAAAACACTCATTCCAGTCTAGGCGCCCCGATTAATTTCCCTTGAATTTCTGAAAAGGCAGCAAACAATTGACAGTATCTTCCTGATCCCTGTGCGGACCCACGTGCACGAGAGGAGACTGTTGCGAGCACTTATGGCGCTATAAGGCTGTATCcatcatttgttttaaaatatccTATGTAAAATGTACCTCTTTCTCGTTTAAcactacaatgaaacatttataaAGGTTAAGTGCATTTTACAGGTTTTCACATGCATCACATTGTTTCCAAAAAGCAgaatacatcaaatgttttacaCACTATGAATATCCTAATTTTCCAATTTTGCATGTATACCGTGCTTGTTCCAGGAAAGAAAGGGTAAGACAAGTAATTAAGTTTGGGTTCCAGATACTCAGTATGAATGAACAACATTAACCACTACAGGAGCATGCTGAAACCTTTGATGACATGAGCAGAATAAACTGGGTATCCAGTGTGACACTCTTACTATTCAGAAACAGGTTTTCTCACGTCTGGTTATATCAGGAAGAACGAACAACGATTGAAGAATATTACCTACAAAACCTGGCACAACGAAATCAACAGTTCTCCTTTCTCAGCCATTATTCACAGAttaaatatgaactttgcctgtGGTCCTACATAACAGAACTAAAATATAACATCTGATCTGAGCACGTATAAAGTTTTGTATATCACGTAACAACTTTAAAGTGAACATGGGCAGAGTTAAAGAGGATGGCTCAAGTACGAACTACTTGTGTTCATTCTGTGATACCACTGAAACAGAAAATGAGAATCATGTATTCTTTCGATGCGACAAATATCAGCGGTACAAAGACAATTACTTCAAAACAATTACACAATGTCTAAAAGATCTACTCACTCTGCCGTCAATTTTGCAATCCCAAAACTCCCAAGTTACATACTGCACAACACTATTTTTACATATGTTTTTACAGTAAAACCCAGTGTAAGTTATGACCACTGCTTCACGAAACTGCCAAACCTCGTAGCTGTGTTTTAGGCCATGGGGTCGATAGTACGAATAAaacttctgtctgtctgtcaaaagAACCATTCAAGATCCTTGAAAGGGTAGGATGCAACTGATCTTTACAAATAAGTCAGGGGCCGGGGGATGTATCACCTTTAAATAACACGTTACCACAGGATCATGTTTCCTCCGCGCCTCAGTAATGCATCATTTCCAGCCATGGGTAGATATGACAGAGATAACACGAAATATCATAAGAATGGCGTATCGTGTTTGTGATGCGAATGGCGATCTCTGAAAGAAGCACATCTCTTATAGACAGAGGTGTGGTCATCATAATGCTCTTGAAATCAGCCAATCATCTCTCGTGCTTCTCATTAAAATTCTGAACACATCCAGGCATCTCCAACGTTGCCTGTTGAAATGCTTTTCTTGTCCTTACTATATTAACAGATCCTACGACATGTGCTGAGTTGAGGACCGCCAACCCAGCTGCTCACAGTGGAGAGTATACCATCAAGCCTTCAGCTCCTCAGTTCAGAGGAATGTCAGTGAAGGTGTTCTGCCTGATGAATGACACACACCAGCTGGAGTATGTCACGCTGCCAAATGAAAACATTGGAAACTTTCCTAAGAGGTCGAACAGTAACTGTAGAAAAGAACATCCGTATCTTGTAGGTGGTGATGTTGACTTGGATGGAGTAACAGTATATCAGAAGATCAGAATTATACCATCGGTAGGTGCACATTTCGACTAACATTTCTGTGATGTGAATATGAGGGATTACTGCTTGTAGATGACACCAACAGTACTAAGTCACACAGCCAAATGAAAACTTTGGAAGCTATCCTGAAAAGGTAGAACACTAACTGCTGAAATGATTTGCCACATGAAAAATATGGCATGGGTGGAGCAACATTTCATAAGAAAATCCGAAATATGCAGATACACCCACATCCACAAACGTTATCTGAAGCCCCGAAATATGAGGTGTAAATACACCAACCCTTTAagttatctggagccctgcagTGAATACTTTAATTCCCAATTCTCTGTTGTGAGTATGTCAAGAAAAGTGATGGGagaacatatttgttttacatcTACATTGTCCATGATAAATGgaacttatgaaagacaagtGACACACAGTGAAACAGTTTTAACTGTCACAATCTATTTGCAATTAAACTCAATGACCATTAGAACATAAGAGCAACTGATGCATTGCATCATCTTGGATACAATGCCATAACTGCACCAACATGGCACCAATTTCCTGTAAATTTTTATGTGGGTTCGGTACGTACCGGGACACTGCCAAAATCAACGTCAAAGTATTATGTCCACCTGGAGCGGAAGCCTGGAAGCACATCAGAAATCTACAGCATGTTCTGATCGTGTGTCAACGGTTTTCAACCTTATAGCCGTTTCACGAAACATATAGGGCTGCATTAGTTTGCACTGTCCCCCTTCTGTAAGTGGCATGATTTCacagtttaaaaaatattttactcagttatacttattattattagtattattatatattattattaataagtAATGATTAAATATTATCATCCTCCACTTTGCACTGAACGCGTGGTGGGAGATATTGTATTAGACTCCGTTCGTGCTAATTGGAATATCTTACAAACTGTTGACTAGATATTTCTAATAttggtacctaggttcatcacagtGCGAGTAAGGTTTTGGGGACCTTGCCCTTCATTTAAAGGCCACAAGGGAACTTTAAAGTTTTACGCTTGCGAGATATCGcaagattttcttcatattcaacaccacgATTCATCTAGAAAAGGCACAAGGACctgtcagttttggtgaccttcacgtaattttcaaggtcatggcaaCACATTGAAGATTTCACCTTGTTAAGATTGTCAGTGACATATATCAACAGCCGTTCACTAGATTTTCTTCTGATTCAAAACCAAGCTTTATCTTGGAAAGGCACAGAACTGAGTTAAtcttggtgaccttcacttacTTTTAAAGGTCTCGGCGACACTTTGCACATTTCATCATGTTAACCTGCATGTAAAGATTGTTAGCAAGATATCTACGGAACCGTTCACTAgactttcttcatatttgttACTCTAGGGAACGTGCAGCGTCCAGTAGATTTTAATGattttcacattattttcaAGGCCTCTTTGTCCTCTCACAAATGTTAGCAGCTGGCACATGCTGACCATGGCTATACCAGAGAAAATCAAGTCTTGTTAGGTAACCAGCTTCTGACCATCTACCTCCTTTAGTACATTTTGTCAGCATAGGGTAGATAACGCATATGGAAAGCTTTAACTTTAGAGAAACTTGATAATGATAAACGCATAAGGTTGCGGGTTGTAAAATCCTGGGTTCTGCCATTTAAGGCACTCTTCTTTCCTGTTTTCAGGtgagaaacatttaaaatttattCATGCTTATGTCTAACTTGTTACTTTTTTTCACGATTGTCTAGAAAATGTTAGTGTTAGGTTTGAAGCATTCCTATGATGCTGAAGCACTGTAAATTCTACATACTAGTTCTAGATAACCCATACATTCTTAGGCACTATCCAGGGGTATTCATTTTATGCACATTGCGTCGTGGGCTCTTCaggttttatgtttttttcattcTGTGTTTTGGCGcacatatgcatatatattctttgtcTAGGTTTTATTCATTTTCCGTTTTAGGTCTGTATATGTAGCTTAGAGTCCAGTTCAGTAGCCTAGATcgctggtagtagtagtagtagtcacgAAATAAGTTTCGAGAGtttatataattattattagcAACGATGAATTACATGAAGGTCAGTTATTCCTTATTTTACAATAGTCCGTGTATCAAAATAATATTCGAGTAGATAGTCATCAGATACGCGCTCATAAAACAGGTTACAACCGccaacatttgtattttgatatgAATAAGTATTTCAATAATGATATAAAACCTTCTGTATCCCGTGCAGTTGTGTACCGTAAAGAACTGTTTATACGTACATCCCATTACCGTAAGTATTTGAAAATGGTATTACCTTCTCTTTCCTATTACCCGATATTGTACCTACATTAACGCTGCCTAGTTTCAGTAAGCAATTACAACCTTCATTCCGTTAACATAGTCATGTAGCTGTAGTCGTGTCCCTAAATTGTACATTCTGACATCTTTTGTTTGAGTAGAGCATTACAGTATTACATATATTCTGCGTAATGTATCAACGTATATGCCGAAATTGCACGTTACCCATAGCAACTTCACATTCGGAACAAATTTACCGTAGTCACCCAAATAATTCATGACGAAATAAATAAGTAGCACTCTAACTGAATCTATATCTTCTGTCAACGTAGTTACATACTTGTATATCACTCACTAATACCATCTATCGTTTCTTCTGAAATTATtgtgtggagaaaatatacGCTAAATATTGCAGTTAGAATGCATGCCTTAAATTTCGGAGTTAAATGACATATGTCCAATCTGAGCACCTCACGCAGTTTTACCGCAATTGCTCCATGAATGTACTTTAATCACTGAAACTTTCTTATAATAGTCGTAACGCCTTACCGTAGTTAATGCAATTTTCATTTTGGAAAAATACATTTAATTCTAAACACTTTAAATAATACAGTTGTATGCTTTAGACAATGACTGTTGTGAGAACGGACACCACCTTCAGCAGCGGGACCAAGACGAAGCCACATACATATGGCAGAGCAGAAGACTGTTACTCATACTCAGCAACATGCAAGCGAATCGGAACCTTTCACATCAACACGCTGGGTACAGGGATGAAGTTCGCCACTGACGTAAGTGATACATTTCTGGTAGTATCAGCAATACTAAAATATAATAGAAGGGGTTAGAATAAATAGAAGTTTAAATCCAATTTTTAAAAAACTTTTTTTTGAATTTTAGTATTTGAATTAGGGGAACAGAAgaagaaaatatatgtaaatatataatataatatatacagtCTTTGAAATACCAAACACAAGCAGGATAAAATGATTTTATGTCAGTAACCAAAACTAACAGTTAAACATTTATGAAGATATGCAAACACTGTAGTTACTCCTGTTGTTATTCTAACACAAAATAAATAGTCTATTAATATCACATGATTATGTCCATATCATCACCTTGCTTCCTTGATCAGAGCAAAATTAAGACTTAATTGTTACGATAAATGCATTTTAGTAGATCTTCTCACATACAGCTACAGTGGACTGCCTCTGGAACTAAGCCCAAAGTGCACAGTATTACCCGGACACACGATGGTGCCGTCATTGATCTGGTGTGTGGAGGCTGGTGTGGGGGGTGTGATCCTGTTGGAGACATGATCCTCTACCCAAACAGTCAGGATGCTCAGCTATAGACCAGGCACATTGACATGCATGGAGACACCCATATATGTAGCGTATCATGGAACTTTGACATGCATGGACACGCCCCTATATATAGTGTATCATGGTACTTTGACATGCACGGACAGGCCGATATATGTATTGTATGATGGCACTTTGACATGCATGGACATGCCCCTATATGTATTGTATGATGGCACTTTGACATGCATGGACACGCCCCTATATGTAGCGTATCACAGCACTTTGACATGCACGGACACGTCCCTATATGTATCGTATGATGGCACTTTGACATGCATGGACACGCCCCTTTATGTATCGTATGATGATACTTTGACATGCGTGGACAGGCCCCTATTTGTATTGTATGATGGCACTTCGACATGCATGGACACGCCCATATATGCATCGGCTGATGACACTTTGACATGCATGGACACGCCCCTATATGTAGCGTATCATGGCACTTTGATATGCATGGCACGCCCCTATATGTATCGTATGATGACACTTTGACATGCACGGACACGTCCCTATATGTGTCGTATGATGGCACTTTGACATGCACGGACACGTCCATATATGTATTGTATGATGGCAATTTGACGTGCATGGACACGCCCCTATATCATATGATGGCACTTTGACATGCCTGGACACGCCCATATATGGATTTTATGGTGGTCTTTTGACATGCATGGACACGCCCATATATGTAGCGTATGATGGCACTTTGACATGCATAGACACGTCCCTATATGTATCATATGATGACACTTTGACATGCATGGACACGCCCTTTTTTGTTTCGTATGATGGCATTTTGAAATGCATGGATATGCCCCTATATGTATCGTATGATGGCACTTTGAAATGCAGGGATATGCCCCTATATGGATCGTATGGTGGTTCTTTGACATGCATGGGCACGCCCCTATATCTAGCGTATCATGGCACTTTGACATGCATGGAAACGCCCCTATATGTATCATATGATGGCCCTTTGACATGCATGGACACGCCCATATATGTTTCGGCTGATGGTACTTtggtataaaagtcgtatactcccgctggcggatggaccaatcaaaattcCACactcttacatgaggctagataatgacAGTTATAAGTTCGTGTACCCACTTGCCTCTAACTTACTTTAACATCTGTGATATAGACAGGGATGTGGGAATAAAGAAATAGTTATACGTGAATTTAAACAGAAATATCAAGATACTGACATTCAAAATTGCCATTCTAGtgtaacatcatcatcatcttttcGATTCCACACTTGAACCTGAAAAATACATACTGGAACTCTATCATAACATGGACCTTATGCGTGTTGTAGGCATGAGGGTATGGTGGGGTGAGGAAGGGCCTGACGACAGTGCACCtgggatgcaagtgagacaCATATtcatcatgcttttcctgaatctttcCAATCGCAATGCTGCCAAAACGGAATGAGACTCcacatgcaactagtgcttgctcaaggcgctggtcaATAAACACTGtgaaaaacttaaaaaaaacccaaacaaacaatttttattCTTTCGTCAGAAATTCACATTTCCGGAGGTCTTTTAAGGCAAATTTAGGACTTTTTTCGTGTGCTTCTTGTTCGTGACTCtggcctgtttttattttgCCTTGTGATGTatggttaaaatattttaggttacattactagttttacatttatatctttcatattctagttgttttagtgtccttcgttgacaggttcaATAATTTACGTTTGGTTTTCACAAATCTTTATAGTGATTTAGTCACAATTATGACAGCGTTTTAGTTTTAAAGATCACGTATATCATAGGAGTGTACAAATACATGTCATTTATTGACATCTTTATAAATGAAATcccatcattaaaactactcatttcgacatttaattaccttGAATCAACCTTTTTGACAAAAGTGTATAATTCTCTCccgcgaacgaaatttcaaccagatGGGCGGGGCACAGTTACTTAAATTGAGGTATGCCTATATGGATTGCTGTAGTATTTATCTACATTTCAGGAGATGGATTAtcttgtttacaggtttgtttAAGCCTGCAATCGTGacagttgttttgaaaaatgaaagctttgtGTTTTCACAATATCTTGCCATTTAATTTTGTCACCTGCATTGCTGATTTTCAGAAATACAacttgtttctatcaaaatcgCTTGTTGTTATAATGGATATATATCGTTCTGTTACaagtgttgtcatggaaactctttttggtcatgattcaaatacaattACCTAGGTGCAGGATATAGTTGTGATCatttaacttgatgaaaacaaaccatagtTTACTTCAGTCTCAAACTGACTTGAGACCGTGACGCCacgaattaaaaaaaaaatgcgGCGTTTGCACCgaattacaaaatcaaaactagTTTCCCCTGgtagtaaatatgtatttgattgatagaCGATagtattttgcatgacattgcttataacatcagaatttcactcttggaagcgaggtgggtgTCAATATTATACTACTTACAATAATTACTGTCACTTCGACGAAAAGCTCGATCGCTTCTGAAGAAGAAACCCTTATGTTACAAGATGTGTCATGTCCTTGTGGTTATCAATCATTTACtagtaagtagtgttgatgTTTTTTAACTCGATAGAAACAAATGTAAGTACCATCTTCTATTCTATCTTGGCAGCGAAGCAGGTGTTGAACAACCCGACTTGATGCATACAGgtttccacaacgctcgcttcgtactcacaaacaacatatttagccCGAACTGAGGGATCCGTGGATCCAACACCTTGGGGCATTTGACGGCAACCTTACGAATCtttatgtctttgttgacgtcgagaaatcaagAAAATGACGAGCTTGTTTTATATCTTATatacaacaaactgaaaatcgttcctcacatgacgtcactgAAGGGCTCTGGCGAGTTActtaacctgtctgtggttccATTTGCGGGGGAGAGGGAAGGAGGGGACTTTTTGACAACTTTCAATCGCTCGGTATTAATTAAACGTGTGTTTTTAAAGAACAAAATAGTGTTTCGCTTAAGACTAATCACACGTATTTCACATGTAATGACTTAAAGAGTGAAAAAAATGTGAGGTTATTCGTTCGTTAAAGTGAGATAAAAtgtgatagtctagtatttTCACTGTCCTTCGAAAACAGGTTTTCACATTCTAAACTTATTGATTAAATTGTtatcgtcacaatatggccgCAGTATTGCCGTTGTGGCGCTAAATGTCAACTCGCTTACTCACTACAGTCTTAAGTCGATTTTATTAGTATTTTGACATACGTGCGTCTTCGCGGCGGAACACATATGTTAAAGATTTATTACACACTCCAGGTCGTTGTTAAAATGTTATTATGTTTTTAAAACTAGATAAACAAGGCTGACAAGGCGGTCGTTTCTGACATCATTAGGGCTACCTCATGCCTAGTGTGACCCACAACCTTCCCTTATACCCGTGGATTATCAAGGCAACGTGATTGTGGAAACCTGAAATGAAAAGACTAAATTTCAAACTACTGAAAATATAACGTTCAGTATTACCGAAGCATTACTAACGTATCAGTACATTACAATCATAGGATTTTCCACATCGGGTATGGTATTTAGCAACTTGTATTAATCGTGTATGCACTAtgtggatgaaatattgccgagatGAATTTTAACCCACTCATTTACACACTTCCCCTTTCCTGTACACTGGGCACTTAATTCGTTAACACTGCAGATTATGCATAATCACTCAACCTATTCCTTAATACAACATTGAATTAGTGTTATATGACCATCAGCGTTAGGTGATTATTGTGTGACAAATGTAGGATTTGctttttttcagtttctaaAATTTATTGTTGAGGAATGTACCCAGATACCACACACACTTATATTAAAAAGTAGTTCAGTTTGAGTGTACTTCACAGTGGTAACACAAGGCTGTCCTTTTTAAGTATACAGAGCAGAGTGATTACAGAGCAGAGTCAATTATGACACACATTAACTTCTTTGTGTTTGCGTTAACGTAACATTTTTAATGTGGCCTTCTCCCTTTCAGTCTCcctttaaagtgagtgagtgctgttttactcagcaatattccaactgtgtggcgtcagtctgtaaagtctgtaaacaatcgagtctgggccgacaatctagtgattaacaacatgagcctcGACCCACTCATTTGGGAACCGGTGACGTGTCAAAAAGCAAGCGGGCATGACCATGCAATcacgtttgtcgcctcttacgacaagtatgagtTACTGACGACCAATATTCTAACTAAAGAATGACTTTTGAATGATTGTTCTGTCAATAATCAAATCTCGattagacaacccagtgatgaacagcatgaacatcgatctaagcagccacaatacgatgacatgtatcaactaagtcagcagaCCACCCGGTCATGTTAGTCGACAAGCGTGgtttattgaagatcaattttaactcagatcTTGACATGTATTGACGTCAATGAAACGAATCACCTATTTTCTGCAGACACTTGGACCGATGCGTATAAAATGTTCATCTGATTACTGAAATAGTGTCTAGCATTTG comes from Haliotis asinina isolate JCU_RB_2024 chromosome 13, JCU_Hal_asi_v2, whole genome shotgun sequence and encodes:
- the LOC137259389 gene encoding A disintegrin and metalloproteinase with thrombospondin motifs 9-like, which encodes MEAVITFQRYFLLVICSISITSSLKETHFKKYQSGAPADLDNPQHLQIQQVFRRTTCAALCSYTSCQEFQYSDTSRLCITRHTDPVFGGVINPGIGLFDTYRQDPTTCAELRTANPAAHSGEYTIKPSAPQFRGMSVKVFCLMNDTHQLEYVTLPNENIGNFPKRSNSNCRKEHPYLVGGDVDLDGVTVYQKIRIIPSTMTVVRTDTTFSSGTKTKPHTYGRAEDCYSYSATCKRIGTFHINTLGTGMKFATDLQWTASGTKPKVHSITRTHDGAVIDLVCGGWCGGCDPVGDMILYPNSQDAQL